Proteins encoded together in one Gemmatimonadota bacterium DH-78 window:
- a CDS encoding carboxypeptidase-like regulatory domain-containing protein, which translates to MHRSFVFAGLFLLCAFDPLAAQTLLGRVVDDASGAPVVDVEVVLLDSEGEPTGEQRLSAGGGTFRFLDLAPGHYRLSATRLGYRDTTGPFVELQVGDSVEVEFRIAQEAVLLEPLTVTASARPWYEHLKPPALWEYYERAEYLSRIGRGQFLDSDDLAPLQGMPVTMAVATLPGMQAVTSDSSGSRFHLLGRMGCDALFFVNGRQVRLRAPLSRQDPDDVDFVPGPQKLDWFVDDFVSMSEVEAIEVYSGASELPGEFHGFSGGANCGAVVVWTKRGVERGGQV; encoded by the coding sequence ATGCACAGGTCGTTCGTCTTCGCAGGTCTCTTCCTCCTCTGCGCCTTCGACCCCCTCGCGGCGCAGACCCTGCTGGGTCGGGTGGTCGACGACGCGAGCGGCGCGCCGGTGGTCGACGTCGAGGTGGTGCTGCTCGACTCCGAGGGTGAACCGACCGGCGAGCAGCGGCTGTCGGCCGGTGGAGGCACCTTCCGCTTCCTCGATCTGGCTCCGGGCCACTACCGCCTGAGCGCCACCCGCCTCGGCTACCGAGACACCACCGGCCCCTTCGTCGAGCTTCAGGTCGGCGACTCGGTGGAGGTGGAGTTTCGAATCGCGCAGGAAGCCGTCCTGCTGGAGCCGCTGACCGTGACGGCGAGCGCCCGACCCTGGTACGAGCACCTCAAGCCGCCCGCACTCTGGGAGTACTACGAGCGGGCCGAGTACCTCTCCCGCATCGGCCGCGGCCAGTTTCTCGACTCCGACGACCTCGCCCCTCTGCAGGGGATGCCGGTCACCATGGCGGTGGCGACCCTCCCCGGCATGCAGGCCGTCACCTCCGACTCGAGCGGCTCGCGCTTTCATCTGCTGGGTCGGATGGGCTGCGATGCCCTCTTCTTCGTAAACGGTCGCCAGGTGCGGCTGCGTGCCCCCCTGTCGCGCCAGGACCCCGACGACGTCGACTTCGTGCCCGGGCCGCAGAAACTCGACTGGTTCGTGGACGACTTCGTGTCGATGTCGGAAGTGGAGGCGATCGAGGTGTATAGCGGGGCCTCCGAACTCCCCGGCGAGTTTCACGGCTTCAGCGGCGGGGCGAACTGCGGGGCCGTGGTGGTCTGGACGAAGCGCGGCGTGGAGCGGGGCGGCCAGGTATGA
- a CDS encoding DUF305 domain-containing protein: MRVLSIRSIAAVVVLLATTACASTGSADPGTAPERSSGTPGPDLERLEAIARARADSARMTVHEADVEFMQGMIHHHAQALVMSLLAPDAGASPSVLTLTRRILNAQRDEIALMQRWLRERDRMVPEVTENGEMPGMEGSMMHMHMPGMLSPAQLDELSKAQGSEYDRLFLTYMIQHHEGAVTMVHDLFAIDGAAQDDAIFKIASDIQVDQRTEIARMQRMLDALGGAAP, translated from the coding sequence ATGCGAGTTCTCTCGATCCGCTCGATCGCCGCCGTCGTCGTCCTTCTCGCGACCACCGCCTGCGCCTCGACGGGATCGGCTGATCCGGGCACCGCGCCCGAGCGATCGTCGGGCACCCCCGGGCCCGATCTCGAGCGACTCGAGGCCATCGCCCGCGCCCGGGCCGACAGCGCCCGCATGACGGTGCACGAGGCCGATGTGGAGTTCATGCAGGGCATGATCCACCACCACGCGCAGGCGCTGGTGATGTCGCTGCTGGCGCCCGACGCCGGCGCGAGTCCCTCGGTGCTCACCCTCACCCGCCGGATCCTCAACGCACAGCGCGACGAGATCGCGCTGATGCAGCGGTGGCTTCGCGAGCGGGACCGCATGGTGCCCGAAGTGACGGAGAACGGCGAGATGCCGGGCATGGAGGGTTCGATGATGCACATGCACATGCCCGGGATGCTGTCGCCCGCGCAGCTCGACGAGCTGTCGAAGGCGCAGGGCTCCGAGTACGACCGGCTCTTTCTGACGTACATGATCCAGCACCACGAGGGGGCCGTGACCATGGTTCACGACCTCTTCGCCATCGACGGCGCCGCTCAGGACGACGCGATCTTCAAGATCGCCTCCGACATCCAGGTGGATCAGCGAACCGAGATCGCCCGGATGCAGCGCATGCTCGATGCTCTCGGCGGCGCCGCACCATGA
- a CDS encoding TonB-dependent receptor: MSGRRLRWIALALFALGAAPAGASAQVILGRVIDDESGLGVPDVEVMLLDDRAQPVGERRLSGANGGFVFSVDPGHYQFSAFRIGYGPGTSPFVEVQRGDSVEVEFRIAQEAIVLDPLTVTASARPWYEHMKPPALWEYYERSEHMTSLGLGRFLDRDDLRPLQGMPVSIAIGNVPGMQAVAAGTGARFQVLGRLDCPALFFLNGQQVRIGSDWFIDDFVSMAEVEAIEVYTGASELPGEFHGMSGGGNCGAVVVWTKRTIDSYGR, translated from the coding sequence ATGAGTGGCCGGCGCCTGCGGTGGATCGCTCTCGCGCTGTTCGCGCTGGGAGCAGCGCCCGCGGGAGCCTCGGCCCAGGTGATCCTCGGGCGGGTGATCGACGACGAGTCGGGGCTGGGCGTGCCCGATGTGGAGGTGATGCTGCTCGACGATCGGGCGCAGCCGGTCGGAGAGCGCCGGCTCTCTGGAGCCAACGGTGGATTCGTCTTCTCGGTCGACCCGGGGCACTATCAGTTCAGCGCCTTTCGGATCGGATACGGCCCCGGCACGAGCCCCTTCGTCGAAGTGCAGAGAGGGGACTCCGTGGAGGTGGAGTTTCGAATCGCGCAGGAGGCGATCGTGCTCGACCCGCTCACCGTTACCGCCAGCGCCCGCCCCTGGTACGAGCACATGAAGCCTCCCGCGCTCTGGGAGTACTACGAGCGCAGTGAGCACATGACCAGCCTGGGTCTGGGGCGTTTTCTCGACCGCGACGACCTCCGCCCCCTGCAGGGCATGCCGGTGTCGATCGCCATCGGCAACGTGCCGGGCATGCAGGCGGTGGCTGCGGGCACCGGTGCCCGGTTCCAGGTGCTGGGACGCCTGGATTGCCCCGCCCTCTTCTTTCTGAACGGCCAGCAGGTGCGGATCGGCAGCGACTGGTTCATCGACGATTTCGTGTCGATGGCCGAGGTGGAAGCCATCGAGGTCTACACCGGCGCCTCGGAGTTGCCGGGCGAGTTTCACGGCATGAGTGGTGGCGGCAACTGTGGCGCCGTCGTAGTGTGGACGAAGAGGACGATCGACTCGTACGGGAGATAG
- a CDS encoding DNA polymerase Y family protein has product MAQLRSRIPTSRPSGRAPSAPESSSLHGRTPTRTRGSRTALCLWLPTFELRLELVRSPELDRTSVVLLSPGDGVRRTVWQVSERAHEAGVRTGQLVSQAVSLCPSLTLLEPDPAHYDAAVEAMLETLSGITPVVEPSAERGRVFLGMDGLGRLYGSPEHQVRRVLHALFRVFPRPLVAATRAGLAPGTFGAWVAAVRARAGRPTLVSDDELVEFLAGCPVGCLPVEDDMVHRLERLGIPTLGDLVRLPEPALIAQFGQDGRDALAWASGRRIDPVRAWHRPRPIRASLDFPAPAAQIDMLHGALDRLLERALSRPARQGRSIQTVRLEAALEGGGSWTADAVLKEPSGDRARLAYLLRSRMALSPPTRAVVTLTLEFTRFGAPSTQNDLFDRAEVDGRSAEGRTLREGVVPGALRTAVRELKLRLGHSPLYRVVELDPWSRIPERRHALLNFDP; this is encoded by the coding sequence ATGGCCCAACTCCGCAGCCGAATTCCGACGAGCCGACCCTCGGGTCGCGCCCCCTCCGCACCGGAGTCCTCCTCTCTCCACGGGCGCACCCCCACACGCACCCGCGGCAGTCGCACCGCGCTCTGCCTCTGGCTTCCCACCTTCGAACTCCGTCTCGAACTCGTGCGCTCTCCCGAGCTCGATCGCACTTCGGTCGTGCTCCTCTCTCCGGGCGACGGGGTGCGGCGAACGGTGTGGCAGGTGTCGGAGCGGGCGCACGAGGCGGGGGTGCGCACCGGACAGCTGGTGTCGCAGGCGGTCTCGCTCTGCCCCTCGCTCACCCTGCTCGAGCCCGACCCCGCCCACTACGACGCGGCCGTGGAGGCCATGCTCGAGACGCTGTCGGGGATCACCCCGGTGGTGGAGCCGTCGGCCGAGCGCGGGCGGGTGTTTCTCGGCATGGACGGCCTGGGGCGCCTCTACGGATCTCCCGAACACCAGGTGCGCCGGGTACTGCACGCCCTCTTCCGGGTCTTCCCCCGCCCCCTGGTGGCGGCTACGCGGGCCGGGCTCGCCCCGGGCACCTTCGGCGCCTGGGTGGCCGCCGTGCGGGCCCGGGCGGGTCGACCGACCCTGGTGTCGGACGACGAGCTCGTCGAGTTCCTCGCCGGGTGCCCGGTGGGCTGCCTTCCGGTGGAAGACGACATGGTGCACCGACTGGAGCGCCTCGGCATTCCCACCCTCGGCGATCTGGTGCGACTGCCCGAGCCGGCGCTCATCGCCCAGTTCGGGCAGGACGGTCGCGACGCGCTCGCCTGGGCCTCGGGTCGCCGAATCGACCCGGTGCGGGCCTGGCACCGCCCCCGCCCGATCCGGGCCTCGCTCGACTTCCCCGCCCCCGCCGCGCAGATCGACATGCTTCACGGCGCCCTCGATCGCCTGCTCGAGCGGGCCCTCTCGCGGCCGGCCCGGCAGGGGCGAAGCATCCAGACGGTGCGGCTCGAGGCCGCCCTCGAGGGCGGCGGATCCTGGACGGCCGACGCCGTGCTCAAGGAGCCGAGCGGCGACCGCGCTCGGCTCGCCTATCTGCTCCGGAGCCGGATGGCCCTCTCGCCGCCGACCCGCGCGGTCGTGACTCTCACCCTGGAATTCACCCGCTTCGGCGCCCCCTCGACCCAGAACGACCTCTTCGATCGCGCCGAGGTGGACGGGCGGTCGGCCGAGGGGCGCACCCTGCGCGAGGGCGTGGTGCCGGGGGCGCTGCGCACGGCCGTGCGCGAACTCAAGCTGCGGCTCGGCCACTCCCCTCTCTACCGCGTGGTCGAACTCGACCCCTGGTCGCGGATTCCCGAGCGTAGACACGCCCTGCTCAACTTCGACCCCTGA
- a CDS encoding carboxypeptidase-like regulatory domain-containing protein, with the protein MLHRTVALLFALLLPGALQGQLVTGQVTDEVTGVGLDGAELRLRPLVGGGSEVTLLSDENGRFAFRRLRPGQYEFKVVRIGYGEQLSYLHVDAGDAVALNVELGQEAIDLEAITVTASARPWYEHLKPQPLWEFYERMEYQTRLGQGRFLTGEDLDYLRGLRLSHAIATLPRWYATPATPGSGLFNLSYRGCTPTYFLDGHLFRGNLDDVVFMGVVEGIEVYSGRHEMPGDLMGASPSCAMVAVWSKRVFVEHAS; encoded by the coding sequence ATGCTGCACCGGACTGTGGCCCTGCTCTTCGCGCTGCTGCTTCCCGGTGCCCTTCAGGGCCAGTTGGTGACCGGCCAGGTGACCGACGAGGTCACGGGCGTCGGTCTGGACGGAGCCGAACTCCGGCTGCGACCGCTGGTCGGTGGGGGCTCCGAGGTCACCCTCCTTTCCGACGAGAACGGCCGCTTCGCCTTCAGGCGCCTCCGCCCGGGACAGTACGAATTCAAGGTCGTACGCATCGGCTACGGAGAGCAGTTGAGCTACCTGCACGTGGATGCCGGCGACGCCGTAGCGCTGAACGTCGAACTCGGCCAGGAGGCGATCGACCTCGAGGCGATCACCGTCACCGCGAGCGCGCGGCCCTGGTACGAGCACCTGAAACCCCAGCCGCTGTGGGAGTTCTACGAGCGGATGGAATATCAGACTCGACTGGGGCAGGGACGCTTCCTGACGGGTGAAGACCTCGACTATCTGCGGGGACTCCGGCTCAGCCACGCCATCGCGACTCTGCCCCGGTGGTACGCCACTCCCGCCACCCCCGGCTCGGGGCTCTTCAACCTGAGCTACCGCGGGTGCACCCCCACCTACTTCCTCGACGGCCACCTCTTCCGGGGCAACCTCGACGACGTGGTCTTCATGGGCGTGGTCGAAGGCATCGAAGTATACTCCGGCCGGCACGAGATGCCGGGGGACCTGATGGGCGCATCACCCTCGTGCGCCATGGTCGCCGTCTGGAGCAAACGGGTGTTCGTGGAACACGCGTCCTGA
- a CDS encoding MmcQ/YjbR family DNA-binding protein, translating to MAHPRMYSDDDLGLAELREICLALPEAIEKESHGRPTFRTKKIFAVFGGMTKGSGSLNYPCSVIVKMPEAGIRVVESDPRFYTPAYYGPWGWVGLDFTAEPLDWELVRDLVTDSWRETAPPRLVARFDEANADQADSD from the coding sequence ATGGCACACCCACGCATGTACTCCGACGACGACCTCGGACTCGCCGAACTCCGCGAGATCTGCCTCGCCCTGCCGGAGGCGATCGAGAAGGAATCGCACGGCCGCCCCACCTTCCGCACGAAGAAGATCTTCGCCGTCTTCGGGGGCATGACGAAGGGGAGCGGATCTCTGAACTACCCGTGCTCGGTGATCGTGAAGATGCCCGAGGCGGGCATCCGAGTGGTGGAGAGCGATCCGCGGTTCTACACCCCGGCCTACTACGGCCCCTGGGGGTGGGTGGGGCTCGACTTCACCGCAGAGCCCCTCGACTGGGAGCTCGTGCGCGATCTCGTGACCGACTCCTGGCGGGAGACGGCCCCCCCGCGCCTCGTGGCCCGCTTCGACGAGGCGAACGCCGACCAGGCCGACTCTGATTAG